The sequence aacaacaaacctctagttttgaaaataacacaaaacaaataaactggctttcagaataaaaacaaaataattaacaagaaagctctgctaaagcccccccaaaataaatgaacaatgaaatgtaaagcaattaattacacctaatataaaataataataataataataataataatgataataataataaaacaaaattaaactctgaataaaaagaaaggcttgttaggaaaaaaataatcataaaaaaaggttattgaaaatatatcacatcttcttaactatttcagagagcacatccacaacttcctctcgcatcctcttcatgagctctaaaacttctctcataatctcatctaaaacttctctcataatttcatctaaaacttctctcataatttcatagTGACGCTGGTCACTCTCCCTCAAAAAGACTACCGTCTCACTCTCCTTGGCCTGtcgcctcttcctttgtctccgtgCCGGTGGTGGCACTTCCAAGTGTGAGGGTCCAGGTATGGGATCAGCCACAGGGTCAGCACTAGCCACAGGGTCAGGGTCATCAAGGTCCTCTTCATCCAATTCATCTGGTCGATGAATGTGAATCCCCTTGGCTGTGGCTGTAACTGGAAAGTCAATATCATGCTGACCCCCTATCAGTTACTTCATCTcctaaaaaatctgaaatttactGGGAGCTCTCCCAGACATTTCATTATTGGCTTTTGCCTTCTTAGTCATCCTGTAGACCCTTCCAATTACGCTGAAGTTTCTCAGGATGGAATCTCTTCCCAAAAATCACCGTCATCCTCTGGGCCAATtcctgctaaagcaaccttttcttcccttttgttaaaTTAATCCTTTCCAACTCAACTCTGCAACTCTGCTATCGAGAACGGCAATGGATTATAATTCTTTTGCAGATATTCCTgcataagatttataaaaaatttggtttcatttttagTGAAACCCTCGATTTCCTCGATTTCACTTGGTTCTACACCAACAACCCGCTCTGGGGAAGTAATTGGTGTAGATACCATGGAAGATGGTGTAGTGGATGTTGAGGGAAGAACTGGATTTAAGCAAGTAGGAAGAGCATGTTGCTTTGGAGGAAGAACTGATGGAGTGGGTGACATGGTAGCAAGAGAAGGCAATGTGGCTGCGGAGGAGACAGCAGGAAAGTTCTGATAGGCAAAGACTGGTTTCCCAAGTACCCTGTGAGGGTATACTTCAACTGTTCTGCAAAATGAAATGCACACATCAATAATTGAttcctataatagatatatatacatataaatacatttatacatatatatacatatatatatatatatacatatttatatacatatatatatatacatatatatatacacatatatacatatacaatatatatatatacatatatatacatatacatatatatactatacatatatatatacatatacatatatatacatattttagttttatatatatatatatatatatatacatatatacatatatatacatatacacatatatatacatatacatatacacatatacatataatatatatatacatatatacatatacatatatata comes from Penaeus monodon isolate SGIC_2016 chromosome 5, NSTDA_Pmon_1, whole genome shotgun sequence and encodes:
- the LOC119572992 gene encoding uncharacterized protein LOC119572992, with product MAVVEKIVVFKDHDNNYWLDADGSVPFPENSVVYRRSTDFPGRYFADQELTVEWALEWLPRTVEVYPHRVLGKPVFAYQNFPAVSSAATLPSLATMSPTPSVLPPKQHALPTCLNPVLPSTSTTPSSMVSTPITSPERVVGVEPSEIEEIEGFTKNETKFFINLMQEYLQKNYNPLPFSIAELQS